A region from the Candidatus Tumulicola sp. genome encodes:
- a CDS encoding inositol monophosphatase family protein — MTAVGLDALLEFAVEIARSAGERTLPYFRNQTKIERKADGSFVTPADLETEEYLRQRIAERFPDDAIVGEEFGERTGASERTWIIDPIDGTFSFVHGVPIYGVLVGLETGGDAVLGVASFPALGDTVCAARGQGCFLNGAAARVSTISTLADALVLFNYPATSAGQSDESAFAAAEKVRRRVGAQRGWGDCYGHTLVATGRAEIMLDPKVNVWDLAALLPIIEEAGGTLTDFAGRRTIRGNNAVTTNRVLLPEVLKILAEP; from the coding sequence ATGACCGCTGTCGGCCTTGACGCGCTGCTCGAGTTCGCCGTTGAGATAGCGCGCAGCGCCGGCGAGCGCACGTTGCCGTACTTCCGCAACCAGACCAAGATCGAACGCAAGGCTGACGGCAGCTTCGTCACGCCGGCCGACCTCGAAACCGAGGAGTATCTGCGGCAACGCATCGCCGAGCGCTTTCCGGACGACGCTATCGTGGGCGAAGAGTTCGGCGAGCGCACGGGCGCCTCCGAGCGCACCTGGATCATCGATCCGATCGATGGCACGTTTTCGTTCGTGCACGGGGTGCCCATATACGGCGTGCTCGTGGGCCTGGAGACGGGCGGCGACGCGGTGTTGGGCGTCGCCTCGTTTCCGGCGCTCGGCGACACCGTGTGCGCGGCGCGCGGCCAGGGCTGTTTCCTCAATGGCGCGGCGGCGCGCGTTTCGACAATCTCGACGCTGGCCGATGCGCTGGTGCTCTTCAATTACCCGGCCACTAGTGCGGGGCAAAGCGACGAGAGCGCGTTTGCCGCGGCGGAGAAAGTGCGGCGACGGGTCGGCGCGCAACGCGGATGGGGCGATTGTTACGGGCACACCCTGGTGGCCACCGGGCGTGCCGAGATCATGCTCGATCCCAAGGTCAATGTCTGGGATCTGGCCGCGCTGTTGCCCATCATCGAAGAGGCGGGCGGCACGCTCACCGATTTCGCCGGCCGGCGCACGATTCGCGGCAACAACGCGGTCACGACGAACCGCGTGCTCCTGCCCGAAGTCTTGAAAATTCTTGCCGAGCCGTAG
- a CDS encoding EamA family transporter, translating to MSKRVAANLYFVLLCWIWGSTWLAIKWGLVGVPPATGVALRFVISGVLLMAIALLFRTAWPRGPEFRGQVLLQGATIAANYFLIYWAEQTVPSGLTAVLFAVTPILISVIAAFVFRIERFNAYKVVGLLVGFGGVAVIYWAEVVRAAHAPWQGVAAVLLSALIAAFSLVAIKHWGADFSPLAIAAPSQLLAGLLLTLLALMLDLHTPVHFSVQAVAALAYLTIFGSAIAFLAYYWLLRVIPATRVSLFLYVTPVVAVVLGTLLGHEQLAVQTGIGAVLVFASIALMRIEPKR from the coding sequence ATGAGCAAGCGAGTCGCTGCGAATCTTTACTTCGTCTTGCTCTGTTGGATCTGGGGCTCTACGTGGCTGGCCATCAAGTGGGGCTTGGTGGGCGTGCCGCCGGCGACAGGCGTGGCCTTGCGTTTCGTCATCTCGGGCGTCCTCCTCATGGCGATCGCGCTGCTGTTCCGTACGGCGTGGCCTCGCGGGCCTGAGTTCCGGGGGCAGGTGCTGCTCCAGGGCGCCACGATCGCGGCGAACTATTTCCTCATCTACTGGGCGGAGCAGACCGTGCCAAGCGGACTCACCGCGGTGTTGTTCGCCGTGACCCCGATCCTTATCAGCGTCATCGCGGCGTTCGTGTTCCGCATCGAGCGCTTCAACGCGTACAAGGTCGTGGGATTGCTCGTAGGCTTTGGCGGCGTCGCCGTGATCTACTGGGCTGAGGTCGTTCGCGCGGCTCACGCGCCCTGGCAAGGCGTCGCGGCGGTGCTGCTCTCTGCATTGATCGCCGCCTTCAGCCTGGTTGCGATCAAACATTGGGGCGCCGATTTTTCGCCCTTGGCGATCGCGGCGCCGAGCCAATTGCTTGCGGGCCTGTTGCTGACACTGCTCGCTTTGATGCTCGACCTTCATACGCCGGTGCACTTCAGCGTGCAGGCCGTCGCCGCGCTGGCGTATTTGACGATCTTTGGTTCGGCGATCGCGTTTCTTGCTTACTATTGGCTCTTGCGCGTCATCCCCGCCACTAGGGTCTCGCTCTTTTTGTACGTGACGCCGGTCGTCGCGGTCGTATTGGGGACCTTGCTTGGGCACGAGCAGCTCGCCGTGCAGACTGGGATCGGAGCGGTGCTCGTTTTTGCGAGCATCGCGTTGATGCGAATAGAGCCGAAGCGTTAG
- a CDS encoding alpha/beta hydrolase-fold protein → MKTYERGIAKALRHSSTVLRGNALGDPHERDVWCYLPAGYEAGKERYPVIYFLAGFTGNGRMMFNADGFAESIDLRLDRLIGSGAMPPAICVLPDCFTRFGGSQYCNSSATGRYEDYLIDEIVPFVDAQLRTLAGRDHRGVTGKSSGGYGAFRLAMRHPDVFGALGSHAGDAYFEYCYKADFPKFVRGIEKAGGVEKFFHNFEAMPKKTDEAMGVLNILAMAACYSPNPKEPLGIDLPVNLKTGEVRADVWKRWEAEDPVFMARGHAQALKSLKKIFIDAGSRDEFSLDIGARIFCSRLDELGVKYTYEEFDDTHMAIWYRYDRSLTELAKALA, encoded by the coding sequence ATGAAGACGTATGAACGCGGAATCGCAAAGGCGCTGCGACATTCCTCGACCGTGTTGCGGGGCAACGCGCTTGGGGATCCGCACGAGCGCGATGTCTGGTGCTATCTGCCGGCCGGATACGAAGCGGGCAAGGAACGCTATCCGGTCATCTACTTTCTTGCGGGTTTCACCGGCAACGGCCGGATGATGTTCAACGCGGACGGTTTTGCCGAGAGCATCGACCTGCGGCTAGACCGCCTCATCGGATCGGGCGCGATGCCGCCCGCCATCTGCGTGCTGCCTGATTGCTTCACGCGCTTCGGCGGCAGCCAGTACTGCAACTCGTCCGCGACCGGCCGCTACGAGGACTATCTGATCGACGAGATCGTGCCGTTCGTGGATGCGCAGCTACGCACGCTCGCGGGCCGCGACCATCGCGGCGTCACGGGCAAGTCTAGCGGCGGTTACGGGGCGTTCCGGCTCGCCATGCGCCATCCGGACGTCTTCGGCGCGCTCGGCTCGCATGCCGGCGATGCCTATTTCGAATATTGCTACAAAGCCGACTTCCCGAAATTCGTGCGCGGCATCGAAAAGGCGGGCGGCGTCGAAAAATTCTTCCACAATTTCGAAGCCATGCCGAAAAAGACGGACGAAGCCATGGGCGTCCTCAACATCTTGGCGATGGCGGCGTGCTATTCACCCAACCCGAAGGAGCCGCTCGGCATCGACCTACCGGTGAATCTCAAGACCGGAGAAGTCCGAGCCGACGTCTGGAAGCGCTGGGAAGCAGAAGATCCGGTGTTCATGGCCCGCGGCCACGCGCAGGCGTTGAAATCGCTGAAGAAGATCTTCATCGACGCGGGCTCGCGCGACGAATTCTCTCTCGATATCGGCGCACGCATCTTTTGCTCGCGACTGGACGAGCTCGGCGTCAAATACACCTATGAAGAATTCGACGACACGCACATGGCGATTTGGTATCGCTACGACCGCTCGTTGACGGAGCTCGCCAAAGCCCTAGCCTAA
- a CDS encoding M20/M25/M40 family metallo-hydrolase gives MTQFVRDLICIDSLSKEERSVAERLAQALRDIGAEVRIDDAGSAVGGATGNVLGRLAGTKPDVAPLLLNAHMDTVGPGKSVKPSISDGRMRADGTTVLGSDDKSGIAVIVEALRALVDSRAPRGDIEIAFTICEEIGLLGAKHLEWDGFRAREALVLDAPFSTQLVTRAPSADRFEFVVHGLEAHAGMAPEQGISAVRVAAEAIAAAPLGRVDAQTTSNLVILEGGTATNVIPNRCVVRGEARSHDRNRLDEVTAAIRRCFQDAAARATAEVGGKLVRAWLEETSEREYESMHVPDDAPIVRLMRRSASDLGKPMETVSILGGSDANVFNQRGITAVILGTGMRDVHTVSEWLDLEDFYSSAEVVLRALTLAAA, from the coding sequence ATGACGCAGTTCGTCCGAGACCTGATCTGCATCGACAGCCTCTCTAAGGAAGAGCGATCCGTCGCCGAGCGGCTTGCGCAGGCGTTGCGCGACATCGGAGCCGAGGTGCGCATCGACGACGCCGGCAGTGCGGTCGGCGGTGCGACCGGCAATGTCCTCGGGAGGCTTGCCGGCACGAAGCCCGACGTGGCGCCGCTGCTGCTCAATGCGCATATGGACACCGTCGGACCGGGGAAAAGCGTGAAGCCCTCGATTTCGGACGGGCGCATGCGCGCAGACGGCACGACAGTCTTGGGAAGCGACGACAAGAGCGGCATCGCGGTGATCGTCGAGGCGCTACGCGCGCTGGTCGACAGTCGCGCGCCGCGCGGAGACATCGAGATCGCGTTCACGATTTGCGAAGAGATCGGTTTGCTGGGCGCCAAGCACTTGGAGTGGGATGGTTTTCGCGCGCGCGAGGCGCTCGTGCTCGACGCGCCATTCTCCACGCAGCTCGTCACGCGAGCACCGTCGGCCGATCGCTTCGAATTCGTTGTGCACGGGTTGGAGGCGCACGCGGGCATGGCGCCGGAGCAGGGCATCTCCGCCGTGCGGGTCGCGGCCGAGGCGATCGCGGCGGCGCCGCTTGGGCGCGTGGATGCGCAGACGACCAGCAATCTGGTGATCCTCGAGGGCGGCACGGCGACCAACGTCATCCCGAACCGCTGCGTCGTGCGCGGCGAGGCGCGCTCGCACGATCGCAATCGTCTGGATGAGGTGACTGCGGCGATCCGACGCTGCTTTCAAGACGCCGCCGCGCGTGCAACGGCCGAAGTGGGTGGGAAATTGGTGCGCGCGTGGCTCGAAGAAACCAGCGAGCGGGAATATGAGAGCATGCACGTGCCCGACGACGCGCCGATCGTGCGTCTCATGCGCCGTTCGGCGAGCGATCTCGGCAAGCCGATGGAGACGGTGTCGATCCTCGGCGGCTCGGACGCGAACGTCTTCAACCAACGCGGCATCACGGCCGTGATACTGGGCACCGGCATGCGCGACGTCCATACCGTGAGCGAGTGGCTTGATCTGGAAGACTTCTATTCTAGCGCGGAGGTCGTGTTGCGAGCGCTGACGCTCGCTGCCGCTTAA
- a CDS encoding rhomboid family intramembrane serine protease produces MRYNPYAGSDTPAIWALLSLMLAFFVIGFFGLMQDLVDWLGWPTVPDWFLHFRFWQMLTFPLVHGNILGLLFDALAIYFFGSPLERAWGTPRFVAFFFLSGIAAGMTVIGLNALSPALPGGFFAGAVTHFVSLGIAFGALNPSARIYIYFVIPIEARWLGIISAALEFFLNYAAYGNKLSALIAIVVTAVFSYAFAAGRFDFRPRGGGGGRGPSIKERFDHWRMRQRMRGWQKKVSRIDKPDDLFKS; encoded by the coding sequence ATGCGCTACAACCCGTACGCGGGATCGGACACGCCGGCAATCTGGGCGCTCTTGAGCCTCATGCTAGCGTTCTTCGTGATCGGTTTCTTCGGGCTGATGCAGGATCTGGTCGATTGGCTCGGTTGGCCGACGGTACCGGATTGGTTCTTGCACTTCCGCTTCTGGCAGATGCTGACGTTTCCGCTCGTGCATGGCAACATCTTGGGCTTGCTGTTCGATGCGCTCGCCATCTACTTCTTCGGCAGCCCGCTCGAACGCGCATGGGGAACGCCGCGTTTCGTGGCGTTCTTCTTCTTGAGCGGCATCGCGGCGGGCATGACCGTCATCGGTTTGAACGCGCTTTCCCCGGCGTTGCCCGGCGGTTTCTTCGCCGGCGCCGTCACCCACTTCGTCTCTTTGGGCATCGCGTTCGGCGCGCTCAATCCGTCAGCGCGCATCTACATCTACTTCGTGATCCCGATCGAGGCGCGCTGGCTCGGCATCATCAGCGCCGCGTTGGAGTTCTTCCTCAACTACGCGGCGTACGGCAACAAGTTGAGCGCGCTGATCGCAATCGTCGTGACCGCCGTCTTCTCCTATGCGTTCGCAGCAGGGCGCTTTGACTTTCGCCCGCGCGGCGGCGGGGGCGGACGCGGTCCGAGCATCAAGGAGCGCTTCGACCACTGGCGGATGCGCCAACGCATGCGCGGGTGGCAAAAGAAAGTCTCGCGCATCGATAAGCCCGACGACTTGTTCAAGTCGTAG
- a CDS encoding RHS repeat-associated core domain-containing protein, which produces MNLIAESALTTSGKPAIAFDYLWFGGRSVAQLDSGGAHYAFGDHLGTPLAQMGSSGTISYQAEYEPHGKIFALRSGDVHQPLRLPGQVAEQFDTGANGATERSYNVFRWYRPGWGRYWQADSSGIAGGLNLFGYSGANPIALTDPLGLQDVYIGEKRVEKVRWEFRPFRNWPTPVHVFLIVDPMNWLRTHPRDWGYRCLFFIAGTGEPQRLWGGFLNYSNNPEKSMIPLVRINPPENESPAAFGTDLITRAEHYPNGYFAYFAVPNLYLPGLGYIDKWGAYNTYNSAGFVVGLLTAAGVSDARGLVNGLPYHQFGADYPVSPGFFPGDAEPSKTISRSGCDCH; this is translated from the coding sequence ATGAATCTAATCGCCGAGTCGGCGCTCACGACCTCTGGGAAGCCGGCAATCGCGTTCGACTACCTTTGGTTTGGCGGGCGTTCTGTCGCGCAACTTGATAGCGGTGGCGCACACTATGCGTTCGGCGACCACCTTGGAACGCCGCTGGCTCAAATGGGCTCAAGCGGTACGATTTCCTACCAGGCAGAATACGAACCCCATGGGAAAATCTTTGCGTTGCGCTCAGGCGATGTGCACCAGCCGCTGCGCCTGCCCGGGCAGGTGGCCGAGCAATTCGACACGGGAGCTAACGGCGCGACGGAGCGAAGCTACAATGTGTTTCGATGGTACCGCCCTGGGTGGGGCAGGTACTGGCAAGCCGATTCGTCTGGGATTGCTGGCGGGCTGAATCTGTTCGGTTACTCGGGTGCCAATCCAATCGCTCTGACCGATCCTCTTGGGCTTCAAGATGTTTACATAGGTGAAAAGCGCGTGGAGAAGGTGCGTTGGGAGTTTCGGCCGTTTCGCAATTGGCCAACGCCAGTGCATGTGTTTCTAATTGTCGATCCGATGAACTGGTTGCGCACACATCCGAGAGATTGGGGGTATCGTTGCCTCTTTTTCATAGCGGGCACAGGCGAACCGCAGAGGCTGTGGGGTGGTTTCCTCAACTACAGTAACAATCCAGAGAAATCGATGATTCCGTTGGTCAGAATAAATCCGCCTGAGAACGAGTCACCAGCGGCGTTCGGTACAGATCTCATAACCAGGGCCGAGCATTATCCGAATGGCTACTTTGCTTACTTCGCCGTTCCGAATCTCTACCTCCCAGGCCTGGGCTACATTGACAAGTGGGGAGCCTACAACACTTACAACAGCGCCGGCTTTGTTGTGGGGCTGCTCACGGCTGCTGGTGTCAGCGACGCACGAGGCCTCGTGAACGGACTACCATATCATCAGTTCGGCGCGGACTACCCCGTCAGTCCGGGGTTTTTCCCCGGAGACGCGGAACCAAGCAAGACTATATCCCGCAGCGGTTGCGATTGCCACTGA
- a CDS encoding cyclic nucleotide-binding domain-containing protein — protein sequence MSTTPEPVERIDLRQEPTWERHDRMLSAFDRLAPNQVVEFINDHEPKALRATVEAEREDISLWDVRNAGDGRWIIRLMRLPEPTLSGEPPRVAFLRRCRIFRTAPNDIMREIDRIAKERTYHDRMVIAAEGTDWNELGIVRRGVVEVTRATDEDREIVLYDVSPYSMFNEAAVFDEGTADVTVIARGDVDIIEIPALFMRQLVQRSPEVALGVARFFAQRQRRLAGAAGNLAFGRVLTRIARVLLDYASPDAGLAGGIEGVERITQSDLAARVGTVRDMGSRALAHLEESGAIALRRGRVVQLNRAKLEEIVRQGKVSN from the coding sequence ATGAGCACGACGCCGGAACCGGTCGAGCGCATCGACTTGCGTCAAGAGCCGACATGGGAACGTCACGATCGCATGCTGAGCGCCTTCGACCGGCTCGCGCCGAATCAGGTCGTCGAATTCATCAACGATCACGAACCGAAAGCGCTGCGCGCCACGGTCGAAGCCGAGCGCGAGGATATCTCGCTGTGGGATGTGCGCAACGCCGGTGATGGTCGCTGGATCATACGCTTGATGCGTCTGCCCGAACCCACGCTTTCGGGCGAGCCGCCGCGCGTCGCGTTTCTGCGGCGCTGCCGAATCTTCCGCACGGCGCCGAACGACATCATGCGCGAAATCGATCGCATCGCGAAGGAGCGCACCTACCACGATCGCATGGTGATCGCCGCCGAGGGCACCGACTGGAATGAGTTGGGCATCGTGCGCCGCGGCGTGGTTGAAGTGACGCGCGCGACCGATGAGGACCGCGAGATCGTGCTCTACGACGTCTCGCCTTACAGCATGTTCAATGAAGCCGCGGTGTTCGACGAAGGCACGGCCGACGTGACCGTCATCGCGCGCGGCGACGTCGACATCATCGAGATCCCCGCGCTGTTCATGCGCCAATTGGTGCAGCGCAGCCCTGAGGTGGCCCTTGGCGTGGCGCGCTTTTTCGCGCAGCGCCAACGCCGGCTGGCGGGGGCCGCAGGAAACTTGGCGTTCGGCCGAGTGCTGACGCGAATCGCGCGCGTGCTGCTGGACTACGCCTCGCCCGATGCCGGACTGGCGGGCGGCATCGAAGGCGTCGAGCGTATCACGCAATCGGATTTGGCGGCGCGCGTCGGCACAGTTCGCGACATGGGCAGCCGCGCGCTCGCGCACTTGGAAGAGTCGGGCGCAATCGCGCTGCGCCGCGGGCGCGTCGTGCAGCTCAACCGAGCCAAACTCGAAGAGATCGTCCGCCAAGGCAAAGTCTCAAACTAA
- a CDS encoding DUF1343 domain-containing protein codes for MEITPGATAPEAVANGIDTLAAENFEALREDRIALVTTDGTTMLDGRRSIDVLAALDGASLYFIYEPDFSGETNPDGAADATTNVPIIALDSDESPTESQLESIDRVLVDLPDCGSRLTPMIALLGHVLEACAHAGKPVWVLDRPNPLDGFNVEGPSNDASIESLFSYQPLPLRHGLTLGELARLLNRERAIDADLRVVTMAGWQRAYLFENTGQRWVEPLPGISSQRAALLYPALGLFEETNISTGSGTSEPLSLFGAPWLDGARLATELHEANLAGLKAEPREFTPDPKEIVFGGQRCGGLRFTIDDVQAFSPPALALALVKALRRLYPQQWEYSKLEALLARPDLIEAIEDQAHELDDLWVPDPEFFEVRAKYLLY; via the coding sequence GTGGAAATAACCCCCGGAGCGACGGCTCCAGAGGCCGTCGCCAACGGCATCGACACGCTTGCGGCCGAGAACTTCGAGGCGCTGCGCGAAGATCGCATTGCGTTGGTGACGACCGATGGCACCACGATGCTCGACGGCAGACGCAGCATCGACGTGCTGGCTGCCCTCGACGGCGCATCGCTCTACTTCATCTACGAACCCGACTTCAGCGGCGAGACGAATCCCGACGGAGCCGCCGACGCGACGACCAACGTGCCGATCATCGCACTCGACAGCGACGAAAGCCCCACCGAATCGCAGTTGGAGAGCATTGATAGAGTGCTCGTGGATCTTCCGGACTGCGGCAGCCGCCTCACGCCGATGATCGCGCTGCTCGGTCACGTGCTCGAAGCATGCGCGCACGCCGGAAAACCGGTTTGGGTGCTCGATCGACCAAACCCGCTCGATGGTTTCAACGTCGAAGGCCCGTCCAACGACGCGTCCATCGAGTCGCTGTTCTCCTATCAGCCGCTGCCGCTGCGTCACGGCCTGACGCTGGGCGAGCTCGCGCGCCTGCTCAACCGCGAACGCGCCATCGATGCTGATCTGCGCGTCGTGACCATGGCCGGTTGGCAGCGCGCGTATCTTTTCGAGAACACCGGTCAGCGCTGGGTCGAGCCGCTTCCCGGCATCAGCTCGCAGCGCGCCGCGCTGCTGTACCCCGCGCTCGGCCTCTTCGAAGAGACGAACATCTCGACCGGCTCGGGCACGAGCGAACCGCTATCATTGTTCGGCGCGCCATGGTTGGACGGCGCGCGCCTCGCAACGGAGCTGCACGAGGCGAACCTCGCGGGGCTGAAGGCGGAGCCGCGTGAGTTCACGCCCGACCCCAAAGAGATCGTCTTCGGCGGTCAGCGCTGCGGCGGGCTGCGCTTCACGATCGACGACGTGCAAGCATTTTCCCCGCCCGCTCTCGCGCTCGCGCTCGTCAAAGCGCTGCGCCGGCTGTATCCGCAGCAGTGGGAGTATTCAAAACTGGAAGCGCTGTTAGCGCGCCCAGACCTCATCGAGGCTATCGAGGATCAAGCGCACGAACTCGATGACCTCTGGGTGCCGGATCCGGAATTCTTCGAGGTGCGCGCGAAGTATCTGCTCTATTGA
- a CDS encoding response regulator transcription factor — MRLLLVEDDPSLSSSLRRALEAQKFVVTTAGDGDVGLTELCGNDYQLAILDVLLPKRDGFSVCVEARRQGITTPILMLTARNAVGDRVAGLNSGADDYLPKPFAFPELLARVHALLRRPHSDFRPRVVTVGDLSIDVLRHQASLRGHVLQLTKTEYRLLLYLLENAGIVLSKDAILDRLWGADHEGNSNILEVYVKMLRRKLEAGGSSTTIRTVRGVGYTIDKS; from the coding sequence ATGCGACTTTTGCTTGTTGAAGACGACCCGAGCCTGTCCTCCTCGCTGCGGCGAGCGTTGGAGGCTCAAAAATTTGTGGTCACGACCGCCGGTGACGGCGACGTGGGCCTCACCGAGCTGTGCGGCAACGATTACCAGCTCGCCATCTTGGACGTGCTGCTGCCGAAGCGGGATGGCTTCTCGGTGTGCGTTGAGGCGCGACGCCAAGGCATCACAACGCCCATCCTGATGTTGACCGCCCGCAACGCGGTAGGCGATCGCGTCGCTGGACTCAACAGCGGCGCGGACGACTACCTGCCCAAACCGTTTGCGTTTCCCGAGCTGCTCGCTCGCGTGCACGCACTGCTGCGCCGGCCGCATTCCGATTTTCGGCCTCGCGTGGTCACGGTTGGCGATCTTTCGATCGACGTGCTGCGCCATCAGGCGTCGTTGCGCGGCCACGTGCTGCAGTTGACCAAAACCGAATATCGCCTGTTGCTCTACCTTTTGGAGAACGCGGGCATCGTGCTCAGCAAGGACGCGATCCTCGACCGCCTGTGGGGCGCCGACCACGAGGGCAACAGCAACATCCTTGAGGTGTACGTCAAGATGCTGCGGCGCAAGTTGGAGGCGGGCGGCAGCAGCACGACCATTCGCACGGTGCGCGGCGTGGGGTACACGATCGACAAATCATGA
- a CDS encoding HAMP domain-containing sensor histidine kinase: MRIVQAGSEIGRLPRLRLTLAISGVLVLLLAAFSIAVYALLRIVVLQDIAPFREDDPVILAGAQRQLELYAWQLVLVNLGALVVVLVASFFIAKVSLRPLEQAIELQRQFTNDASHDLRTPLAVIRMESSPHGDEQVSPEVRERLRIIDEQAQRMERLIEQLLVLAHVDADSALTREPTDLSHVVNGVVRDLQPLAEARSIDLKVSRGESALVLGDELKLSQMVANLVDNAIKYSPESAPVSVAVWQNRDNAYVAVADAGDGIPASEFNQIFQRFHRADVVQRNGRGGHGLGLPLCRWIARAHGGDVTVSSRVGEGSIFTVRLPALVH, from the coding sequence ATGAGGATCGTCCAAGCGGGTTCGGAGATCGGCAGGCTTCCGCGACTGCGCTTGACGCTGGCGATCAGCGGAGTCCTGGTGCTGCTGCTCGCCGCTTTTTCGATCGCGGTGTACGCGCTGCTGCGCATCGTGGTGCTGCAGGACATCGCGCCCTTCCGCGAAGACGATCCGGTGATCTTGGCGGGCGCGCAGCGGCAACTCGAACTGTACGCTTGGCAATTGGTGCTTGTGAATCTCGGCGCGCTGGTCGTCGTCTTGGTCGCCTCGTTTTTCATCGCGAAGGTTTCATTGCGCCCGCTTGAACAGGCGATCGAGCTGCAGCGTCAGTTCACGAATGACGCGTCTCACGATTTGCGTACCCCGCTCGCGGTCATCCGCATGGAGTCGTCGCCGCACGGGGACGAACAGGTCTCGCCAGAGGTGCGCGAGCGCTTGCGCATCATCGACGAACAGGCGCAACGCATGGAGCGGCTCATCGAGCAGCTGCTGGTGTTAGCGCACGTCGATGCCGACAGCGCGCTCACCCGCGAGCCCACCGATCTCTCGCACGTCGTCAATGGCGTGGTCCGCGATCTGCAGCCGCTCGCCGAGGCGCGCAGCATCGATCTCAAAGTCTCGCGCGGCGAAAGCGCGCTCGTGCTCGGCGACGAGCTGAAGCTCTCGCAGATGGTGGCCAATCTCGTCGACAACGCCATCAAGTACAGCCCGGAATCTGCGCCGGTGTCCGTCGCGGTTTGGCAGAATCGCGACAACGCGTACGTGGCTGTGGCCGACGCCGGCGACGGCATCCCGGCATCGGAGTTCAACCAGATCTTCCAGCGCTTCCACCGCGCCGACGTGGTGCAGCGCAACGGGCGCGGCGGGCACGGCTTGGGGCTGCCGTTGTGCCGCTGGATCGCACGGGCGCATGGGGGCGATGTCACGGTGTCGAGCCGGGTAGGGGAAGGCAGCATCTTCACGGTGCGCCTGCCCGCTCTCGTGCACTAG
- a CDS encoding tetratricopeptide repeat protein, whose protein sequence is MKKSAASLLFVGLLASALVAGVASRAWADSFFRQLRVDSLIGEGINLYHRGDYSGSIAKLDEALSLAPEDIKARYDRALDLYALGKYSDAADQFRACLKQQPDFVPALFNLGVTDLALGDVPGAKTIFSEIISDHPNSVRAHFDLGLSHYLEGRVDQAAKDFAVAALLHPQYSQAHYDRALAEYRTGNLVAADSESLEAIKLNSTYAKAFFLRGAIRLRQGNESQAKGLFESAQRFSSDPVLKSLCRQIIDQL, encoded by the coding sequence ATGAAAAAATCGGCTGCGTCATTGCTCTTCGTGGGTCTGCTCGCGAGCGCACTCGTGGCCGGTGTGGCTTCTCGCGCGTGGGCTGACAGCTTCTTCCGCCAACTGCGCGTGGATTCGCTGATCGGCGAGGGCATCAATCTGTACCATCGCGGCGACTACTCGGGCTCCATCGCAAAATTGGATGAAGCGCTTTCCCTTGCGCCGGAGGACATCAAAGCGCGCTACGATCGCGCGCTCGACCTCTACGCGCTTGGCAAGTACTCCGACGCCGCCGACCAGTTCCGCGCCTGCCTCAAACAGCAACCCGACTTCGTGCCGGCGCTCTTCAACTTAGGAGTGACCGACCTCGCCTTGGGCGATGTGCCGGGCGCCAAGACGATCTTCTCGGAGATCATCAGCGATCACCCCAATTCGGTGCGCGCCCACTTCGATCTCGGGCTGTCGCACTATCTTGAGGGCCGTGTCGATCAAGCTGCCAAAGATTTCGCGGTCGCCGCGTTGTTGCACCCGCAATACTCGCAGGCGCATTACGATCGCGCGTTGGCTGAGTACCGCACTGGAAATTTGGTCGCGGCGGATAGCGAGTCGCTCGAGGCGATCAAACTCAACAGCACGTATGCGAAGGCCTTCTTCTTGCGCGGCGCTATCCGGTTGCGGCAAGGCAACGAATCCCAGGCGAAGGGTTTGTTTGAGAGCGCGCAGCGCTTCTCGAGCGATCCGGTGCTGAAGTCGCTCTGCCGCCAGATCATCGACCAGCTCTAA